One window from the genome of Streptococcus halotolerans encodes:
- the parE gene encoding DNA topoisomerase IV subunit B, producing MAKKEININNYGDDAIQVLEGLDAVRKRPGMYIGSTDATGLHHLVWEIVDNAVDEALSGFGEKISVTLNKDGSVSVADNGRGMPTGKHAMGIPTVQVIFTVLHAGGKFGQGGYKTSGGLHGVGSSVVNALSSWLEVEITRDGAVYKQRFEDGGKPATSLKKVGTAPKSKTGTTVTFMPDATIFSTTDFRFNTISDRLKESAFLLKNVTMTLTDHRQEEEIHEEFHYENGVQDFVTYLNEDKETLTPVISIEGSDQAFQVDIAMQYNDGFSDNILSFVNNVRTKDGGTHETGLKSAITKAMNDYARKTGLLKEKDKNLEGSDYREGLSAVLSILVPEEHLQFEGQTKDKLGSPLARPVVDGIVSEKLTYFLLENGEVASNLIRKAIRARDAREAARKARDESRNGKKNKKDKGLLSGKLTPAQSKNAKKNELYLVEGDSAGGSAKQGRDRKFQAILPLRGKVLNTEKAKMTDILKNEEINTMIHTIGAGVGADFSLDDINYDKIIIMTDADTDGAHIQTLLLTFFYRYMRPLVEAGHVFIALPPLYKMSKGKGKKEVVEYAWSDGELEELRQKFGKGSLLQRYKGLGEMNADQLWETTMNPDTRTLIKVTIDDLARAERRVSVLMGDKAAPRRQWIEDNVKFTLEENTVF from the coding sequence TTGGCTAAAAAAGAAATTAATATTAACAATTACGGCGATGATGCCATTCAAGTCTTAGAAGGATTGGACGCCGTTCGCAAACGTCCCGGTATGTATATCGGCTCAACGGATGCGACAGGACTTCATCATTTGGTTTGGGAAATCGTTGATAATGCCGTCGACGAGGCTCTCTCAGGATTTGGAGAAAAAATTTCCGTAACCCTCAATAAGGATGGTTCGGTTAGTGTCGCTGATAACGGTCGGGGTATGCCAACTGGTAAACACGCCATGGGTATTCCAACTGTCCAGGTTATCTTTACGGTTCTCCATGCGGGTGGGAAGTTTGGTCAAGGTGGTTACAAAACTTCAGGCGGCTTGCATGGCGTTGGGTCTTCGGTTGTTAATGCTCTCTCGTCTTGGTTAGAGGTTGAGATCACGCGTGATGGTGCGGTATACAAGCAACGATTCGAAGATGGCGGAAAACCTGCTACTAGCTTGAAAAAAGTTGGCACAGCACCTAAGTCAAAAACGGGAACAACCGTTACCTTTATGCCAGATGCTACTATTTTTTCGACGACAGATTTCCGTTTTAATACCATTTCTGATCGGCTTAAAGAGTCTGCCTTTCTTCTAAAGAATGTAACCATGACGCTAACGGATCATCGTCAAGAAGAGGAGATACACGAAGAGTTTCACTATGAAAATGGTGTTCAGGATTTTGTTACTTACCTCAATGAAGATAAAGAAACCTTGACACCAGTCATTTCTATTGAAGGGAGTGACCAAGCCTTTCAAGTTGATATTGCTATGCAGTACAACGATGGCTTTTCAGATAACATCCTTTCATTTGTTAATAATGTCCGCACCAAAGACGGTGGAACACATGAAACAGGACTAAAGTCAGCTATTACCAAGGCTATGAATGACTATGCTCGTAAAACGGGATTACTAAAAGAAAAAGACAAAAACTTAGAAGGCTCTGATTATCGTGAAGGCTTATCAGCCGTTTTGTCAATCCTAGTTCCTGAAGAACACCTCCAATTTGAAGGGCAAACTAAGGACAAACTTGGATCTCCTTTAGCAAGACCGGTCGTTGATGGCATCGTCTCTGAAAAATTGACCTATTTTCTTCTTGAAAATGGGGAAGTAGCGTCTAATCTTATCCGTAAGGCGATTCGTGCTAGGGATGCTCGTGAAGCTGCACGAAAGGCGCGTGATGAAAGCCGTAATGGTAAGAAAAATAAAAAAGACAAAGGGCTACTCTCTGGGAAACTCACTCCTGCCCAATCTAAAAATGCTAAGAAAAATGAACTTTATCTAGTCGAGGGAGACTCAGCTGGAGGTTCTGCTAAACAAGGACGCGATCGTAAATTCCAAGCCATTTTACCGCTTCGAGGTAAGGTCTTGAATACCGAAAAAGCTAAAATGACTGATATTCTCAAAAATGAAGAAATCAATACCATGATTCATACCATTGGTGCAGGAGTTGGTGCCGATTTTAGTTTGGACGATATCAATTATGACAAAATTATTATCATGACTGATGCCGATACGGATGGCGCCCATATCCAAACGCTCCTTTTAACCTTCTTTTATCGTTACATGCGACCTCTAGTAGAAGCAGGTCACGTCTTCATCGCTCTTCCACCACTTTACAAGATGTCAAAAGGTAAAGGAAAGAAAGAAGTCGTTGAGTATGCTTGGAGCGATGGTGAGTTGGAAGAACTTCGTCAAAAATTTGGTAAAGGCTCACTCTTGCAACGCTATAAAGGTCTTGGGGAGATGAATGCTGACCAACTTTGGGAAACAACCATGAATCCAGACACGCGTACGCTTATCAAAGTAACCATAGATGATCTTGCGCGCGCAGAGCGCCGCGTCTCGGTTCTTATGGGAGACAAAGCTGCACCACGCCGTCAATGGATTGAAGATAACGTTAAGTTTACCTTAGAGGAAAATACCGTTTTCTAA